The nucleotide sequence CTCCTGGCAGCAGATCTCATTGGCCAGCCGCTGCAGGTACTGGGGCAGGTGGGTGTACTCGTCGCCGTAGGAGATGACCTTGATGCCCTTGTCCAGCATGTTGTCGCGCAGCTTCTTGAACTCGCTCACGTCCTCGCGCCGCACCAGCATGAAGTGCTCCAGGTCCGACTTGTTCTTCACCGCCTCCAGGAAGAGCGCCTGGAAGGTGGTGTCCTCCACCGTCCGCCCGCAGCCCAGGAACAGGAAGGACTTAGTCTCGTACAGCTTCTGGATCTCcctctgaaaacacacacgcgcgcgcgcgcacacacacacacacacacacagtaccccaCCATCAAATCAGACCATGACCCCCTAGGGATAATCTACGACCTAAAGAAAGTCTGATGACCAATCAGGATGTGCCTTTCATCTCCAGCTTGTTATTCTTCCAATCAGTAACGCTGTCTGATATGAAAAGGGAAATGAAGGTAATCCATGGGTACATGTTACCTTCCCACAGATGCAGGTGCAGCACAAGCTGCTGAGTCATGGACCTACGGTACTAAGATGGTGGGAAGAGCTTCAAACATGGCGGATATGGCGGCCGGCTGCCCTCACCATGACCTCGGTGTTCCGCAGGACGTTCTGGTAGCCGGCGGGATGCAGCACGATGCCGCTGGGGTTGGTGTAAACGCCGTGGATGTGCAGCACGCTCATCCTGCGCTTCCCCTGCGCCCACTCcagcacctacacacacacacacacgcgcatacacaggacacacacaggacacacacacacacacatgcgcatacacacacacacacgcacgcatacgcatacacacatacacacacacacacacatgcacacacacacaggggaacaCGTCACTCAAGGCAGAGCCCCCAATGGCTTTGGAGGCCAACCTGCATTGACTGACCCaacaaagacatacacacaatcaaCACGTCTAAGGGCTCATCCAGGAGCTTCAATACCTCAAGAAACCCAATCAGTGGATCTGAAGGAAACTTGACAAATGGCATCACACTCTGAATATCTCCTTAGAattagagagacagagagcaattCTACTGCTTGAATAGGGCATCCATTAATCCATTTATCTAATTGTGGGTGGGTTTAACCAATCCAATTTGTGGGAGGAGTTAACTAGACTAATTAGTGAATGGACTTATGAGAGTAAATACGGACGTGGACTTTATCAGGTTGAATAAAGTCTAGTAAAGGTGGGGCCCGTACGGCACCTTCTTCTCGTCGGTCAGGTCCAGGGACTCCAGGCGCGCCCCCTGGTGGGCGGAGTAGAGCTCCAGCAGGTTGTCGAAGTTGGTGGTGAGGACCAGCGCCCCGCTCTCCATCAGCTGCAGGACGGAGCTGAGCAGGTGCTTCCCCGCGTGCTCCATCTTGCACTCCAGGTCGTCGAACACCTCGTACAGGCAGTCCTTGAAGAAGGTGGAGCGGACGTTGTCCgtgcgctgggggggggcagaaagagTCAGACTGGGCGTACGTGATGGGGTGTGCCTTTCCTGGAGAGTCACACAGCTCTGAAACTTtttaagtaactttttttttaagtaagttttttttcaccctttttGGACTGTCCAGTGTTATTTACCAGCTGTGGTCATTGCTGTAGTCTTCACTATCAGCTTgggtacacaagcacacactctcagttgaacactgaacacacacaagaacacactctctactgaacacacacaatcacacgctctctactgaacacacataagcacacactctctactgaacacagagcacacacaagcacctgCACGCTCTtcaatgaacacacacaagcgcacgctCTCTACCAAATCATGTGATGTGAACCCGCTGCCTCTTCTCCCACCACCATTTATCCTGTTCATCTTGAATGTGTTGAGTCTGAGGAAAACCTTTAATATGCAGCTAGGTTAAGCAGACTGtctgactgaccagcaggggtcaccgATGAACAATGAAACACATCACCCTGGGCCACtgaaccccctccctccctggatgACACCAAGGCCAACTATGCACGTTGCCCAGTGGGGCAGCCGGCCACAATCAGCAGTGACACAGCCaggcccacccacacactggaacaccgCCTTACCGCTAAATgcccattcttttttttaaagatggagCTGCAGGCACCCTTCAAAGACAGGGAATAACAGGCAGAACATTTCTGATGAACGGATAAGGTCTGAGTTCCAGTTGGGGGGTTTTTGAGCATTAAACGTGTGGACACAGAGGATGGGAATGTAAACTTGTCGAGACCAGTGGAACTGAGATAAGGGAGGTAGAGAAAACTCTGAAACTATGCACGCGATTGTGAGCTTTTAGTGCATTTTGTTGACGAGTTGCTCTAATCGCTGGCGCCATTCTGATATCCTTAGAATCCTGTATAAAtaccaaaacaacagcagactCTGCTATTATCACACTGACACCGTGTACACTTACAGAGTTTTATATCCGGGGCCGGTCTATAAAAGACAGGCTCCTAAATCTCACCACAGGCACTGTTTCtctatgtgtgcaggtgtaggaGTGCACATGCGTGTTGGTTTGTGTGTCTGCTCaacagatgtttgttttttgtttatagtttttgtgaatgcctgtttctttgtgtttttacagcAGATACATCCTGGGAAACTGAACACATGTATATATACTAAagaacatgtgtgtgcatgtatatatactaaacaatgtgtgtgtgcatgcgtatacgtggatgttcatgtgtgtgtatgcgtatgtgtggaTATGCATGTGTATAAATACTAAAgaacatacatgtgcatgtacatgcgtggatgtgcatgtgtgtgcaggatTATGTACACTGTGTGCATTCGTACACGCGCGCGGTCGGTCACTCACAGGCGAGAGTTTCTGGATGAGGTCGTGCGCCACGTGCACCAGGTTCTTGTCCTCCTGCAGGCTCTTCTGGAAGCGccggctctcctcctcctccaggaggTCGAAGTCGTCCGCGGCGTCCAGCAGGGCCTGGATCAGCCCCTTCCAGGAGCGCAGCGCCGGGACCTGGGGCGCCACCGCCGAGCTGATGCCTGTCCCGATCACCAGCACCAGCTCCGGGGCCCGCTTGGTCTTCAGGCTGGGCAGCAGCTTCCTGTGGGTGACAGAAGCCACATGCTCACAGTGCCAGCATACAGAAATATTCTGTCCATCTCTTCTAAAAGCCTTCACTACAGTGCATGGAGGACCATGGTATCACCCTTCTTTGgtaaaccaaaataataatcaccaaaatttgaataaacaaacaaacaacaacaacattattattattattattattattattattattattattattattaacaataattttaaaatactgaaaatacatCAAAGCTAGCTCCTAGTAGCAGTTTGgcaattttatttatcatattttgaAACAGTGTCCGGTCATAACCTTGCTTTAGCCACTGGCTAAGCTCTTTACAACGGCCATCTGTCCGTGTCAAGCTTATTTTGATCAACGTAACGGAAATACAGATTAGGAGACAAAGCGTGGGTCCGCGGCGGGCTGGAGCACCTGGGCTTTTTGCCGTTGGACTCGACGTCATCCTGGGCGGGCCGCTTTTCCCTCTTCACGGTCACCACGGAGGCCATCCAGCTCCTGAGTCCACAGACAAGCGCGTCACCCACAGCCCTGGCAGCCACAGACAATTCCCGGCAAGGACTAGTCAATATGTCCGCGCTCCACAACTCAAGCTTTTTATATGGCGCAAGGGTGCGACACGGTAGCCTACTATATCACCGTCAAATAGGCTGCCAGGCGAAATGTGCCAAATCGGTAGGGTGATTTCTCATGGGATTGTCTTAATAGCGACGTGAGCTCAAGTTCTTGTTTTCACGCCTGAAAAAAATTTACACTGCAAGgcgttttgttatttttggctCTTGCACAGTTGATTAAACTAATGTGTTTGAATCAGAATGAATAGTATACGCGGCACATTTGAGGGGATGCACGTTTTTGCCCGGTATTATGACCGTTTGTTATTCTCCTCTACAATGCCGTTTTCGGAAACACTGAACAACTCCGTGCTTAGCTGCATCGCAATGCGCAACTTGTAAAATATCAAAGAAAGCACTCATCAAAAACTCATATTCCTTAGTCTTTGTGTACTAAATGACCGGTACGAACGCGGAAGTTGTAAATTCCTCTTTGTTTCCCGAGTTACTCCCAGCCAGAGGCGTCAGTGTTGCCATATTTACCATATGTCAAAGTGGAAGACTTTTCACTGACTGGGCATTATCCAAAAGTATCCTAAGTTCAAGCAAGTCAGTAgtatgagattttaaaaaatatattttaatatagcGAGGCTGATTTTTAACTGTAATTAAGAAATGATGAACGTATCAATTACTATACTTGCTAAGCATTAACAACGTTGCACAGTTAGATGCACAGTTATGATAGAAAAATGTTTCTTGTAAACCAAGTTATCTTGGAACAGATGCAACTTCTGCCaactttaatatttaaatattcgTTTCCGGGCCAGTACATTTCCGTCTCTCCTTTCTCTGTTCCTGTTTTAAACTCAATACTATATAACGCTGATTGTCTCTCAAATGTAAACAGAAATTGCTACGAATTGGTGGCGCTATAAGGTTCTAACATTTTGTACACGGTAACCCTGTGGTCACCGTATGTGGTAGCAAGAAACTTTATAATAGGATGACTAACTAGATAGCCAACTGTTCGTGCAGAATAAATGTTTCGTGTGCGGGTGTTTGCGTGTTAATCTTGACAATGCCTTCTATTTTCATATTAGGCAATATTCCTTACTAAAGACAAAGTAAGCAACAAAAGCCTGCTTGCTACAAATGACACCTTTGAGTTTTTGCTGTCTACCCagcaagtaaaaaaattaatctacTTACCACCCAGAAACTTCGGCAACAGGTTGTCTTTTAGCTATATACGCTGAAATAACGAGCTTCTTGTATAAAGCCTGTCAATTTTCTTCAGCTATTTCGATAGCTGCATCTTTTAGCAGATTCTTATTCATCTATACCATCGGTCAGCTTTCGGTCTATACTGACATGCTCTCGCCTCGTAATCACAGCTCGACAAACTGCCCAAAGCCTGATTCAGCTACGGCGTCCAGCAAAGGACAAACTAAATTATACCGGTAAACATCATGCTTGAGTGACGTCGCTATGTCTCAAAGAAAAGGTTAGTTTTTGGCACTCAATTGAATTAGTTAGGCTACGGGGTCTTCTATGAAACTCTGAGTTCAGTCCCCGAAATGGCACTGCACAGGACTTTTTGgttacacacatatatatattagcaAATTAAGATAATACTCTCTATCAACTCAACAGTGCCAGTGTCATGGTTACATTGTTATCTTATATTCTGcagttaggccagaatagtgttcactgttctcggctagaaatagctgtacaaaataagtattgtaccttactgaacccgtgttcagcagttgtctacgaccatgaaatgcactttttttgtacgtcgctttggataaaagcgtctgccaaatgaat is from Anguilla anguilla isolate fAngAng1 chromosome 9, fAngAng1.pri, whole genome shotgun sequence and encodes:
- the LOC118236770 gene encoding protein FAM118B-like; this encodes MASVVTVKREKRPAQDDVESNGKKPRKLLPSLKTKRAPELVLVIGTGISSAVAPQVPALRSWKGLIQALLDAADDFDLLEEEESRRFQKSLQEDKNLVHVAHDLIQKLSPRTDNVRSTFFKDCLYEVFDDLECKMEHAGKHLLSSVLQLMESGALVLTTNFDNLLELYSAHQGARLESLDLTDEKKVLEWAQGKRRMSVLHIHGVYTNPSGIVLHPAGYQNVLRNTEVMREIQKLYETKSFLFLGCGRTVEDTTFQALFLEAVKNKSDLEHFMLVRREDVSEFKKLRDNMLDKGIKVISYGDEYTHLPQYLQRLANEICCQEAGGVNGSGKEEDEERDDFDSPRERSADCRC